ATCACTGTCGTCCTGGGAGCCACTGAGGGACCCTGACGGAGACGTGGTTGCAGGGCTGGACTGCTGGGTGCCTGAGACCAAAGAAGCTCCATCAGGGGCAGCGGGAGGTGGGCCCTGCTCTGCTGGTCCCTGGCTCTCCACTGCCTTGCACCTTAGCATCCCGTCTGTCTAATGGGAGGACAAGATCCACTGCACAGGGTCCTGCTAAGGACTCATGGAATCGTACATGTGTGGCAGACATCCGTTCTTTGTCTACCCAGCCTCCATTCCCAGTTATTTCAGAGAGAACACCAGGATTTTGTCTGGGGGCACTACTTCACCCTCACTCACAGGATCCAGGCCAGGCCAACATGAACTTCTACCCCTTGGTCTCAGTGTAACCCAAAGAAGGCCAACGACACCCAATTCTGTGACTTCCACTAGAACTGCTGGGAAAGAAGGGGCTCACTGCATTGGGAGGTAAGCCTGGTGCCGAAGGGCCTGCCTGAGAGTGAAGCcaacacagaggaaagcagagcttcgagatggaaagagaaacaagATACTGATGACATCCTTTCAACACCTAGATCCAGCTGTTCTTGAATCCATCAAATATACTCCCAAACTGTACCCATAAACTTCCCTTTTTGCTTAGGGCACTTTGAGTGGGGTTTTGTCACTTGCAACTACAAGATTCCTGACTAGCCGTGTTCAACATGGATGAGTTTTCTTCCCGGAATTGACTGCTAGTTTAGATGATAATGGGTCATTTCCTAGGTGAAGAAAGCTGCCGGTTCTGGTCCCCTACTTGAGGATGAATGGAAAGATAATGCAGGGCAGGGACTACTGTAAGGGAGGGATCAGGAGGGCAAGTCCCTGGCCTCCGAAAGCAGTTTTCTCCCTTCTaccctctcctgccttctcttcctgaCCACTAAGAGCTCATCCTGGTTCCTCTGGAGGTGCTGGGAAGCGGGGTGAGAAGGACTCTAGACTCAGCTCTTGCAAAGCCCCAgtgggaccttgggcaactcATCTCGGGGTGAAGTAACTGTCTGATCTCCTTAAAAAACCCCCCAAACCACAACCAgcaccccttcccctcctctgccctcaacCAAACAACAGTCACTATTGTTACTATTACGACTTATTAAACGTACTGTAGGGGGCAGGCACCTGCTGAAAGCCTTCTATGTCCTCCTCACTTCATCCTGGTGACAACCCCAGGATGCAGGTAACCACTCCCTTTCTacacagaaggaaactgaggctcagagagggtctGTGCACTGTCCAACATCTTCATGGCTGACCAGCTATGCGGCTGGCACAGTCGTTCACCCTCTCTGCGCTTCCGTTTTCTTATCTGTAGACAGGATGACGATACTGGGTCCATACGATCATCAGGAGGCTAAAGCTGAACAAGGTAACATATGAAGTGTTCATCGTTTCTGTTACCACATGGACTTGACTTCCTGAACCAGAAAACGGAGCCACGCTCTCTGGGAGCCTTCCTGACCCCTACAGCCCACCCGGCCGGCCTGGGGGAGCGAGGCCGCCCTGCGAGGCGGGCATCACGCCGCGCTCCGCTCCGTCGGGGCGTCTGCGGGCGCCCTGTGCTCACGGCCGGCATCCCGTCCTCTGCGGGCCCATCCCGGAGCCAGGCGGCCCGCGGCCGGGGCGCTCCGCGTCCACCTGAGCACCAAGGCAGGCAAGAAGCGTCTCGCAACAGGAGGTTTCAAGCCTCCGATCCATTTTCTGTGGACGGTGCTATTCCTATTTCCTCTGTTAGGAGTTCCATTTAGTTTTTCTCCTACACTTCATATGCATCacatatgtaaaaaaatataataaaccataaaaacctaaataaaaacCGCACCGACCATTTCCCGACTGTGTACGGGCGCCAGGCCCGAGGCCAGCGGGTGCATAGCTCAAGGCAGACCAGGTGGTCCCGGGGCCCACCTCCTGCCCCCGAACGCAGGCGGAGGCCGGGGCGCCGCGCCGCGCACGCGCGCTGGGGGACTCACCGAGGAGGCGCAGCTGGCCGGCGGCACCGCCGCGCACGGCGAAGAAGGCCCAGAGCGCCTGCGTGGTGTCGACGCACAGGAGGCGGCCGCGCGGGCGCCCGTTGACGCCCAGGAGCACGTCGCCGCCGGGCCGCAGCGTGAAGCTGAGCGCGTCGCCGCCGCTCGGCACGGGCCCGGCGCGCGCCACCACCCAGTACTCCTTGCGGTCGAGCAGCGCGTCGGGGTCGGCCGGCAGCTCGGCGGGCCGCAGCGCGCCCGGGTCGCAGGACGTGATGCCGAAGGCCAGCGCGCCGGGCGCCGCCAGCCCCGGGCGGCCCACCTCCACGAAGAGGCTCTCGCCGGGCCGCAGCGGGCGCTCGGAGAAGACGAGCGTGCGGCCGCCGTCGGGCCGCGGCGCGCAGGCCAGCTTGCGGTCGGCCGACAGGCTCACGTCGGGCCCGCGCGTCGCGTGGAAGCGCAGGTCGGCCTCGAGCAGCGCCGGCGAAGACGCGGGCCGCGGGCGCTCGCGGGGCCCGCACGGCAGGGCGGCGGCGTCGACGGGCGGCGGGCCCGGGGCGCGGCCCAGCGCCAGGTGGCCCAGCTTGGCCACCACCTGGCTGTTCTCCAGCTCGTTGTTGTCGAAGTTGGCCGCGTCGTGGCTGCTGGGCGGCAGGCAGGCGCTGAAGCGGGCCTGGCCGAGGCGCGCGGGCGGCAGCGTGTCGGCGAAGGCACTCTCTGCGCGGGGACAGGGGGCGGTGAGCGCGGGCCGGCCCgaggcccccgccccgccccctgcgaGTGGGCCTACGCGCCTCAGGGGCCCAGAGTGGGACAGGCGCAATCCCTAGCTTACCTGCGCAAGCTGACCTTTGGGCTGGGCCCATCCCTTTCCCTCCTCGGCCTCTACTTCcgtccctcctccctttcctcctccgcCTCTACTTCCACCCTTCCTCCCTCAACCTCTActtccatccctcctcccttccccctgcctctacttccatccctcctccctttcctcctccgcCTCTacttccatccttcctccctcaaCCTCTACTTCcatccctcttcccttcccactgcctctacttccatccctcctccctttcctcctccgcCTCTACttccacccttcctccctccacctctacttccgtccctcctccctttcctcccccacctctacttccattcctcctccacctctacttccatccctcctccctttccccctccaccTCTACTTCcgtccctcctccctttccccctccaccTCTACTTCcgtccctcctccctttcctcccccacctctacttccattcctcctccctttcctcccccacctctacttccattcctcctccctttcctcccccacCTCTACTTCCGTCCCTCctcccttttgccctccacctGTACTTCcatccctcttccctttcctccctttgCCTCTACTTCCATTCCTCCTCCACCTCTACTTccacccttcctccctttcctccctccacctctacttccatccctcctcccttccccctgcctctacttccatccctcctcccttccccctgcctctACTTCCgtctctcctcccttttcccccaCCTCTActtccatccctcctccctttcctccccgaCCTCtacttccattcctccttcctttcccccctCCACCTCTACTTCcattccttctccctttcctcctccacctctacttccatccctcctcccttttccGCCTCCACCTCTACTTCCgtccctcctcccttttccccctCCACCTCTACTTCCGTCCCTCCTCCCCTTCGTTCTCCGCCTCTActtccatccctcctccctttcctcctccacctctacTTCCGTCCCTCctcccttttgccctccacctGTActtccatccctcctccctttctcctgcccctttcttctcctcttccctccctccgtcctttctcccttcttccctcctttcttccttcctcttcccgtCCCTCCCGCAGAGGTTTTCATCCTTTGAAGAGTTAAAGGGCATTTGAAAATCCTTTGTTGTCTGCCTCCCCgactagaacataagctccaagAGAAGGCTCAAACCCTGTATTTGTGGCCTTATTACGTGACAGGCGTGATTTTAAGCTCCTTTCACGTGTTACCTCGTTTAGTCCTCACACAACCTGGGAGGTGTGTCCCATTGTTACCGCCATTTAGCAAAGAAGGGAGCTGAGGCATACGGGGGTTAGGGAACGtgactgaggtcacacagctaccaaGTGGCACAGCCGCGACTCGAACCTAGGCGTCTGGGGCCCGAGCCAGGGCTCTGGCACAGGCGCTGACTGAGAGGGGCAGTGTGTCTGCAGTAGAGCCCGGGGCCTGGTGGCGCTCAGACAGTGAATGTGTAAGGCTCTACAGGATACAGACTCGGTGTATGGCTCAGAGAACAGCAAGCTAGAGGCAGTTTCAAAGAGTCAGCCATGGAAATATTTCTGAATAGTTTTTAGTAataggaaaaatgtttttgatactACATACTCTAgttaagtaaaaaagcaaaataaaagtagTGTTTATCTTTGAGGTAGTACAGGTCTTCATGCTTTGGCAGATTGCCTggtgtctgtctccccacctagaaCAGagtccctggagggcagggtcTGCGGGTCTGTTCACCCTGTTCTCGGGCTGAGCAGAGTGCTGGGCAAAGAGCTTCATTATGATGTTcattggatggatgaatgaacgaatgaacgaGGTCTCTGCGGAGGCTGAGCGCCACTCGGAACAACAGCTCAGGGAAAGACAGAAACAGCCATTAAAGTGTGGTGAAGTTTTTTAGTGGTAAAAAATATTCTTGGTACTATAAccaggaaagcaagaaaaagtgtttctcagactttttaAACCAGACCCCTCTAGGtaagattttgttaaaatgttgccattctataatttatatcatggaaaaaaatatttcttcctctttagttttccaaatctgaaaaatgcattttcaaaaagcatgccccagcccctggtgagTGTGATCTGTTACTCCCAGCCCCACCCGTCCATCCAGGGCACACTTTGCAAACTGGCCATCGAAGTTCTGACCCTCCCTGGCTCGTGGACTTGGTTGGCCTACtagtgttttttccttcttttttttaactttcttttgaactataaacatatacacatagtACAATGAATGCTGATTACCCAGATTCAACAATTAATCAATTcgtggccaatcttgtttcactGACACCCCCACCAACTCTCACTcctatattattttgaagcaaatcctagaTGTGTCTTTTCATCTGAAAAACTTCAGTATGTCTCTCTAAAAGTTAGAGACTTTTATACTGTGTGTGAGAATATACTTTTTCCCCAGTTTGTTTGAATAAACATCCAAATGAAGTCCATTCATTGTCGTTGGTCTCTTTTAAGCTATAGTTTGCCGCCTCATCTCTTTTTACCCccttccatttgtctgttgaaTAAATCACttgctcttttaatttttttgaattagtAGCCAGTACTAGTGAATCAGGAGATTTCACTGAAACTGGACTTCCAGCCCCGGAGCGTCAGGAGGCCTGGTGACGCAGGCCCGAATTTGGGCACAGCTGCCTGGCCGAGGCCCACCTTTTGTTGAGAAGTCTGCTCTCCTACCCGAGGCCTCTCAGCTgcctgcctgggctctgggggTGTCTGAGGGGGAGGTGGTGCCTGGGGGATGCCTCCCCGTGACCTGAGGGGAGAAGTGCGAGTTCAGCGTGGTCTTTTAGAAAGTATGTCTGTGCGCATGTGTCTGTAACTGTCTGTCTAAACCACTTTGTTCGTGAGCATAGGAAACCAAGTTCTGGAAAGAAGTGCAACAAATGTTAATGGCATTCTCAGGGTGAAATTATGAGGGACTTTTCTTCaggttttcctgtattttccaacATTTCTACAGAAAGCATGGATACTACAAAGTTTTATCATCAGAAAAACCCCAATACTTTAAAAAACCAAGTTTTCTATCAATCTTTAACAATGTGGGAAAAGGCCCGTGATACAACATTAAGTGAACAAAAGAGGACACAAAACTGAATATGGGATTCCTCAGACTCTGATCGTGTGGGAAATCTATGTGTAGGATGCACAGGAAAAATAtaggaaggaaacaggaaaatttgAGGATGGTTTCTCTGAATGGAAATTTGCTTGATAGTTtttggattttctcatttttctctaacGAACATGCACCGATTTTGTAATCAGAAGAAAAGCATGTATAAAAGTAGACCTAAAACAAGCAGGTTTTTGGCAAGGCATTTTAGACAAGTGGTGTTCCGGTGGCGGCCACTCTGGCGGAGCCTCTTGCTGTAGCACACCTTCCTGGGCCCTTTCCCCTGCCGTCCTGCCAGGCCGCGGCCCGCCCTGGGCCTCTGCTCCTGCCAACACGCTGTGCTGCTGTTCCCCACCCCAGAGCGCCGCCTCCTTGCCCCTGAGGACTCCACATGGAGCCTGTCCTTGAGGGCAGCATCGTATCGAAGAGCAGGGCCTGTGGAGAGGGGCAGGTGTAAGTCCACGTCCTGCCTTCAGCCCTTTCTGGCTGTGTTACTTTAAATTCTTTCACCTCTCCAAACCTCAGCCTCCTCAGCTTAAAGTGGAGCAGTGATGGCAGCCCTCCCCTAGGAAGTtagggagattaaatgagatgctttCATCAAGAGTGTAGCACAGAAagtggcatatagtaagtgctcaacgCGTGTTGTTGTTATCCTCATAACTCCTTCCTTTATTGAACAAGATGCACAGAGacctcaccatgtgccaggcgctgcACTGGGCACTGGGTGGAGACGGGCATGGCAGGCGTGGCCCCTGTGTCCACGGGTGCCCTGCCAGTGGGAGAGGCAGACCAGCGAAGCACCTGACAGACACTGGGTAAGCACAGACTGATGAGAGCCACCAAGAGCCACGGggctctgtaaaatgggcatatcTAGGGTGGGGAACCCGGACTCCGAGAAGCAAAGGGAGTTactcaagtcacacagccagggagtgacagaactgggattcaGAGTGTGGAAAAGGGGGGACTTGGTCACAGGCGGGGCCTGAGAGCGGGTCAGAACAGGCCTTGCTGACAGTGACTGGAGCTAAGAGCTGAAGGCCAGGGAGTGGTGGCTGGGAAGGGAGTGCAGGCACTCCAGGCAGGAGGGACAGCCGTGTGAAGGAACCGCATTTCGGAGGTGGACGCTTGGTGTGTTTGTGAGGCTGACGCTACAACATGTGTGACAGCAGGTGGCCTGGCACGTGGCAcgcagcagccccaggaggggTTGGGTCCCTTACTTTATCTCTCTACAAGCAGCTTTGTCCCCATCAGGCATTGCCCCTGAGTGAGACAGGCCAAGACGGCACAGGGCTGGCCTAGGCCTGACACTTGAGAGTCTGCCTCTCAGAAGGTTCTCTGTGGAGCTGCTGGCTGAGGGAGAAATCCTGCAGCGTCAAGAGGCCACCCACGGAGCTTATCACGACTTCCAGCTCCTAACCTGTGACTCGCCTGCAGCCCCGCTCTGGACCTGCTGAAAGGACACGTGGCCATTTTCTAGAGCACCCCCCCAGAGGCAGTGCTGTGCATGTGTGATCCCCATCAGTCCTCGCCACTCTCCCATGCAGCTCTGTAAATGGGTGCATCTCACAGTGGGAGAACACAGGCTCTCAGAGATGGAGTGagttattcaaggtcacacagcggtGACAGAAATGGGATTGCATCTCAGGCTACGAGACTCCAAAGCCAGGCCCCTTGACCACTAGCAACACCGCCTCCTAAATTCAGCTGTCCCTGTTCAGCTCTTAGAGCTGCCCAGCACACGGACTCAGCCTCAGGCCATGGGGCTCCTGGAGTTGCAGTGCCCAGGGGCCTAATGTGAGCACTGAGAGGTAGGGTCCAACAGCCCCCTGCATCCCCCAAACATCAGAGCACCACCACAGCAGGCGTCCCAGGCCTGGCGCGGAGAGGCCGGGAtgggctccccctcccccgcccaccGCCACCTCCAAGGCCTGGCTCTGGAACTGGGAGGGAGCCGggtgcttccttttctttcacttcccCAGCTCTCTCAGGTCCAATATGTCTGGGGCTGGAAGTAAATCAGAATTTGTGTCCCAAGAGAAACCATCTTTGTGTGAAGATGAAAATGAAGGCTGGAAGAACTGGAGACAGAGGGGACCATCCATCAGACACTTCATTGTCTCTCAAGGACTGATTTGGGACATGTACTGGAGGCAGAAGTGACAGGATATGCTGAGAGAATGGATGCGGGGCGAGgaaaagaggaatcaaggatgactcctgaGGTTTGAGACGATCAACCAAGTGGGTGGTGCCATTCACTGACAACCGGGATGGCTGCCTGAACGTGTTCAGTGTGGATGCCTCTTGGATGCCAGGAGATGTGAGTGGGCAGAGGGAAGTCTGGAGTCCAGGGGAGGCGTCAGGACTAGGAATACGGATTTGCGAGCCAACAGCCTAGGGATGGGGTTCCAGGCCCAGCGACAGGCTCGGATCATCTGAAGAAAAATGGCTTTGCTTTATGACTGTTTGTTAAACTCTACACTTGTTTTATACACTTTTCTGTATGCGTGTTGTATTACATGATTTAAAAgtaagaaggagagagagagagaagacagcctaGGATAGAACCCTGGGGCATTCC
The nucleotide sequence above comes from Equus przewalskii isolate Varuska chromosome 13, EquPr2, whole genome shotgun sequence. Encoded proteins:
- the NEURL1B gene encoding E3 ubiquitin-protein ligase NEURL1B isoform X2, which encodes MTSEGTPSLGDGIIESAFADTLPPARLGQARFSACLPPSSHDAANFDNNELENSQVVAKLGHLALGRAPGPPPVDAAALPCGPRERPRPASSPALLEADLRFHATRGPDVSLSADRKLACAPRPDGGRTLVFSERPLRPGESLFVEVGRPGLAAPGALAFGITSCDPGALRPAELPADPDALLDRKEYWVVARAGPVPSGGDALSFTLRPGGDVLLGVNGRPRGRLLCVDTTQALWAFFAVRGGAAGQLRLLGTQQSSPATTSPSGSLSGSQDDSDSDMAFSVNQSSSASESSLVTAPSSPLSPPVSPVFSAPELAGSKNGECTVCFDGEVDTVIYTCGHMCLCHSCGLRLKRQARACCPICRRPIKDVIKIYRP